The following proteins are encoded in a genomic region of Oceanisphaera profunda:
- a CDS encoding DUF4385 domain-containing protein, with the protein MAFDYDLDYAQLDLRKHPELYRVGSGEQGVLLVEPYKSEILPHWRFKTPLIAKESAEKIYALFEEYRRQDDFVGMDMARKFIQMGYTRARRYANYPGGRKYNEDGSIKERQIDAEKAESAGVFKDYWHKIREDKDYLQRKKAHQKTFG; encoded by the coding sequence ATGGCATTCGATTATGACTTGGATTATGCACAGCTAGATTTGCGTAAACATCCTGAACTGTACCGAGTTGGCAGCGGTGAGCAGGGCGTATTGCTGGTGGAGCCTTATAAAAGCGAAATTCTGCCGCACTGGCGGTTTAAGACGCCGTTAATTGCCAAAGAGTCTGCTGAAAAAATCTATGCTTTGTTTGAAGAATATCGTCGCCAAGATGACTTTGTAGGCATGGACATGGCCCGCAAGTTTATTCAGATGGGGTACACGCGAGCACGCCGTTACGCAAATTACCCAGGCGGGCGTAAATACAATGAAGATGGCAGTATAAAGGAACGGCAAATAGACGCTGAAAAAGCCGAGTCTGCGGGTGTTTTCAAGGATTATTGGCACAAGATCCGCGAAGATAAAGACTATCTACAACGTAAAAAAGCCCATCAAAAGACGTTTGGGTAA
- a CDS encoding cold-shock protein: MANGTVKWFNEAKGFGFITPEDGGKDLFAHFSEIVSSGFKTLAEGQAVSYTATEGAKGPQASQIQAI, from the coding sequence ATGGCTAACGGCACAGTAAAATGGTTCAACGAAGCAAAAGGTTTTGGTTTTATTACTCCTGAAGATGGCGGCAAAGATCTGTTCGCTCATTTCTCAGAAATAGTAAGCAGCGGCTTTAAAACACTGGCAGAAGGCCAGGCAGTATCCTACACCGCCACTGAAGGCGCGAAGGGTCCTCAAGCCTCACAAATTCAGGCTATCTAA
- a CDS encoding tyrosine-type recombinase/integrase — MNLTNISTAMPLFDAPQYLEEGNSVVNQHIAELTLNAVSDAAFIYEHAMDWLLESRFNDNNYKTYRSELTTFLHWCFDVEQASPISLSRRGINQYVQYCLAPPKALIAYRNVAQFVLNKDWGERQPNPLWRPFLGKKQDGAELPYRMTDATLKTKIAILSSFYSYLINEEITERNPAVMWMRHSRFGSQPAVVAGLDESEEVRVFSDLQWSYVMSTARKLAEADPERQARSLFLISLMYGCYLRISEVAARPGFSPVMSQFRRDSHTGIWSFHIPISKGGKKRTVAVSTELLEALKAYRESLNLSPLPGPHDATPLFIRHKAAGRGRDQGLLNANLGVRQLRDLLNDLITQAAEHAAADGFEHDAAEMRTLTVHSIRHTGITHDINLNGRPLSHVQADAGHDSIDTTSQYLHTSKIERHESAASKRLDRLQSVTQSNSKP, encoded by the coding sequence ATGAACCTCACCAATATTTCCACCGCCATGCCGTTATTTGATGCCCCTCAGTACTTAGAAGAGGGAAACAGCGTCGTTAACCAACATATTGCAGAATTAACCTTAAATGCCGTGTCTGATGCGGCCTTTATCTATGAGCACGCCATGGATTGGTTGTTAGAAAGCCGCTTTAACGACAACAACTACAAAACTTATCGCAGCGAGTTAACCACCTTTTTGCATTGGTGCTTCGATGTAGAGCAAGCATCACCGATTTCGCTGAGTCGGCGCGGCATTAATCAATATGTGCAGTACTGTTTGGCACCACCTAAGGCCTTGATTGCTTATCGGAATGTGGCGCAGTTTGTCTTAAACAAAGACTGGGGCGAACGCCAACCAAATCCCTTATGGCGGCCATTCTTAGGTAAGAAACAAGACGGCGCAGAGCTGCCATATCGCATGACGGACGCCACCCTAAAAACCAAAATCGCGATCTTGTCTTCCTTTTATAGCTACCTTATTAATGAAGAAATTACCGAGCGCAATCCGGCAGTTATGTGGATGCGCCACAGTCGTTTTGGCTCCCAGCCTGCCGTGGTTGCGGGCCTTGATGAATCTGAAGAAGTACGAGTATTTAGTGACCTACAATGGTCTTACGTAATGAGCACCGCGCGCAAACTGGCTGAAGCGGATCCTGAGCGCCAAGCACGCAGCTTATTTTTAATCTCTCTCATGTACGGCTGTTACTTACGCATCTCTGAAGTGGCCGCTAGGCCTGGTTTTTCACCGGTGATGAGCCAGTTTCGTCGTGATAGCCATACTGGTATTTGGAGTTTTCATATTCCGATCAGCAAAGGCGGCAAAAAGCGCACCGTGGCCGTGTCTACTGAGTTACTCGAGGCACTAAAAGCCTATAGAGAAAGCTTAAACTTATCACCACTGCCTGGACCTCACGACGCCACGCCCTTGTTTATTCGCCATAAAGCCGCCGGACGAGGGCGCGACCAAGGCCTACTCAATGCCAACCTTGGCGTGCGGCAACTCCGTGACTTGCTCAATGACTTAATCACTCAAGCCGCTGAGCACGCCGCCGCGGATGGTTTTGAGCACGACGCCGCCGAGATGCGCACCTTAACCGTGCACAGCATTCGCCATACCGGCATTACCCACGACATTAATCTGAACGGCCGGCCGTTATCTCACGTACAAGCGGATGCCGGTCACGACAGCATAGACACCACATCCCAATATTTGCACACCAGCAAAATAGAACGTCACGAAAGTGCCGCCAGTAAACGGCTCGACCGTTTGCAAAGCGTCACGCAGAGCAACAGCAAACCATAA
- the ccoN gene encoding cytochrome-c oxidase, cbb3-type subunit I: protein MSQTNNQPNYNYTVVRQFTVMTVIWGIVGMSVGVLIAAQLIWPALNFETPWLTYSRLRPLHTNAVIFAFGVSALMGTSFYVVQRTCQVRLFGGKLASFVFWGWQAIIVAAIISLPLGYTSTKEYAELEWPIDIAITVVWVAYATVFFGTLYKRATSHIYVANWFYGGFILTIAVLHIVNSMAVPVSAMKSYSMYAGAADAMIQWWYGHNAVGFLLTAGFLGMMYYFVPKQAGRPVYSYRLSIVHFWALITLYIWAGSHHLHYTALPDWAQSLGMVMSLILFVPSWGGMINGIMTLSGAWHKLRYDPILRFLIVSLSFYGMSTFEGPMMAIKTVNALSHYTDWTVGHVHSGALGWVAMISIGAVYHLIPNLFGQERMYSLKLINTHFWLATIGTVLYIVSMWISGVMQGLMWRAVNDDGTLTYSFVESLQASYPFYFVRFLGGCFFLFGMLLMAYNAYRTINAPKGSLQAIPQPA from the coding sequence ATGAGTCAAACTAATAATCAACCAAACTACAATTACACTGTAGTACGCCAGTTTACGGTGATGACCGTGATCTGGGGCATTGTAGGCATGTCTGTAGGGGTGCTCATTGCAGCACAACTTATTTGGCCTGCTCTTAACTTCGAAACGCCTTGGCTGACTTACAGCCGCTTGCGCCCTCTGCATACCAACGCGGTTATTTTTGCGTTTGGTGTGAGTGCGCTAATGGGTACTTCTTTCTATGTCGTGCAGCGCACGTGTCAGGTTCGCCTCTTCGGTGGCAAGCTGGCGTCGTTCGTGTTCTGGGGCTGGCAGGCAATTATCGTAGCGGCAATTATTTCTTTGCCACTGGGATACACCTCCACCAAAGAATATGCCGAGCTAGAATGGCCAATTGATATCGCAATTACTGTGGTATGGGTGGCGTACGCGACTGTGTTCTTCGGAACCCTGTATAAGCGTGCAACCTCGCATATCTATGTAGCGAACTGGTTCTATGGTGGTTTTATTCTCACCATAGCCGTATTGCACATTGTAAACAGCATGGCCGTTCCTGTAAGCGCCATGAAGTCTTACTCTATGTATGCGGGTGCAGCCGATGCGATGATCCAGTGGTGGTACGGCCATAACGCCGTAGGCTTCCTACTGACTGCAGGCTTCTTAGGCATGATGTACTACTTCGTACCTAAGCAAGCAGGACGTCCGGTTTACTCTTACCGTTTGTCTATCGTGCACTTCTGGGCATTGATCACCCTGTATATCTGGGCCGGCTCTCACCACTTGCACTACACAGCCCTACCCGACTGGGCTCAGTCTTTGGGTATGGTAATGTCGCTGATCCTGTTCGTGCCTTCTTGGGGCGGTATGATCAACGGTATTATGACGCTGTCTGGTGCTTGGCATAAGCTGCGTTATGACCCTATCTTGCGCTTCTTGATCGTGTCTTTGTCGTTCTACGGCATGTCCACGTTCGAAGGCCCAATGATGGCAATCAAAACCGTAAACGCCCTTTCTCACTACACCGACTGGACCGTAGGTCACGTGCACTCTGGTGCTTTGGGTTGGGTAGCGATGATCTCTATCGGTGCCGTGTATCACTTGATTCCTAACTTGTTTGGCCAAGAGCGCATGTACAGCCTGAAGCTGATTAACACGCATTTCTGGTTAGCGACTATCGGTACTGTGCTTTACATCGTATCCATGTGGATCAGTGGTGTGATGCAAGGTCTGATGTGGCGCGCGGTGAACGACGATGGCACCCTGACTTACAGCTTTGTTGAAAGTCTGCAAGCCTCGTACCCGTTCTACTTCGTACGCTTCTTGGGCGGCTGCTTCTTCTTGTTCGGTATGTTACTGATGGCCTACAACGCCTACCGTACCATCAATGCGCCTAAGGGCTCATTGCAAGCCATTCCCCAACCGGCATAA
- the ccoO gene encoding cytochrome-c oxidase, cbb3-type subunit II, with product MRNPKNRHELVETKTTWLIVLTVIAISFGGMVEIIPLFFQQQTNEPVEGLRPYTALEMEGRDLYIRDGCHVCHSQMIRPFRAETERYGQYSLAGEQVWEHPFLWGSKRTGPDLARVGGRYSDDWHRVHLINPRNVVPESNMPSFPWLETNILDGKNTEAKLRLFRDRFGVPYTDADIEGAEKAVKGKSELDAMVAYLQSLGHALK from the coding sequence ATGAGAAACCCTAAGAATCGTCACGAGTTGGTCGAAACCAAAACCACGTGGCTGATCGTACTTACCGTCATCGCCATTAGTTTCGGTGGTATGGTTGAGATTATTCCGCTGTTCTTTCAGCAGCAAACTAATGAACCGGTTGAGGGCCTGCGCCCTTATACGGCTCTGGAAATGGAAGGTCGTGACCTGTACATCCGTGATGGATGTCACGTATGCCACAGCCAAATGATCCGTCCTTTCCGTGCTGAAACTGAGCGTTATGGTCAGTATTCATTGGCGGGCGAGCAAGTTTGGGAACACCCTTTCCTGTGGGGCTCCAAGCGTACTGGTCCTGATTTAGCCCGTGTGGGTGGTCGTTACTCGGATGACTGGCATCGTGTGCACTTGATCAATCCACGTAACGTGGTACCTGAGTCAAACATGCCTAGTTTCCCTTGGTTAGAAACCAATATCCTAGACGGCAAAAACACCGAAGCTAAGTTGAGATTGTTCCGTGACCGCTTTGGCGTGCCATACACCGATGCCGATATTGAAGGCGCCGAGAAGGCCGTTAAGGGTAAGTCTGAGTTAGACGCCATGGTCGCTTATCTGCAATCGTTGGGCCACGCCCTTAAATAA
- a CDS encoding cbb3-type cytochrome oxidase subunit 3, giving the protein MDFSTLEALKPTLIAYQTLLLFVMFIGLVWWAYGKQRKTKFDAIGSSILDDEDVQSSASLGAEQDRAGANKQ; this is encoded by the coding sequence ATGGATTTCAGTACCCTAGAAGCACTAAAACCTACTCTTATTGCTTATCAGACTTTGTTGTTATTTGTGATGTTTATTGGCCTAGTTTGGTGGGCCTATGGCAAGCAGCGTAAGACTAAGTTTGATGCGATCGGCTCCTCTATTCTTGATGATGAAGATGTGCAGAGTAGCGCCTCTCTAGGGGCTGAGCAGGATCGCGCAGGAGCTAATAAACAATGA
- the ccoP gene encoding cytochrome-c oxidase, cbb3-type subunit III, protein MNTFLSVFVTVISLGTIFGCLGLLIWCTRDKMGMEDGAPTGHTYDGITELNNPLPKWWSYLFVFMVVFALVYLALYPGLGNYKGLLGWTSSNQNVRSLAEYNEAADKARTDKLFVQYDREMIKADEVFGAKFRSLIFPTGYVPLDADTLDANLDTKAKQAAILKDKRDNYLPIEQIAKNEEVVKVGQRLFLQSCAQCHGSGAHGGKGFPNLTDNDWLYGGKPENIHKTIMDGRQGLMTPWGDMLGEDGVREVASYVLSLSGRKVDALEAQKGQPRFAVCAACHGADGKGNQVIGAPNLTDEIWLYGGSRAAVEDTIRHGRHGVMPAWKDILGEDKIQLLSAYVYSLSQDK, encoded by the coding sequence ATGAATACTTTTTTAAGTGTATTTGTCACCGTCATCAGCTTGGGCACCATTTTTGGTTGTCTGGGTCTGCTGATTTGGTGTACTCGCGACAAAATGGGCATGGAAGATGGCGCCCCCACGGGCCACACCTATGACGGTATTACTGAGCTGAACAACCCACTGCCAAAGTGGTGGAGCTACTTGTTCGTGTTCATGGTGGTGTTCGCTTTAGTATACCTCGCGTTATATCCAGGCTTAGGCAACTACAAAGGCCTGTTAGGCTGGACCAGTTCTAACCAAAATGTTCGCTCACTGGCGGAATATAACGAAGCAGCAGATAAGGCTCGTACTGATAAGCTGTTCGTACAATATGACCGTGAGATGATCAAAGCCGACGAAGTATTTGGTGCTAAATTCCGTAGCCTGATTTTTCCGACAGGTTACGTTCCTTTAGACGCCGATACGTTAGACGCAAACTTAGACACTAAAGCTAAGCAAGCCGCAATTTTGAAAGATAAGCGGGACAACTACCTGCCTATCGAACAGATTGCCAAGAACGAAGAGGTGGTGAAAGTAGGCCAGCGCTTGTTCTTGCAAAGCTGTGCTCAGTGTCATGGTTCTGGTGCTCATGGTGGCAAAGGCTTCCCTAACCTGACCGACAATGACTGGTTGTACGGTGGCAAACCGGAAAACATCCATAAAACCATCATGGATGGTCGTCAAGGTTTGATGACCCCTTGGGGTGATATGTTAGGTGAAGACGGTGTGCGTGAAGTGGCCTCTTATGTGTTGAGCTTGTCTGGCCGTAAGGTTGATGCGCTTGAAGCACAAAAAGGTCAACCTCGCTTCGCCGTGTGTGCCGCCTGTCATGGTGCAGATGGTAAAGGTAACCAAGTGATTGGTGCCCCTAACCTAACCGACGAAATTTGGTTATATGGTGGTTCACGTGCTGCTGTGGAAGATACCATTCGCCACGGTCGTCACGGTGTGATGCCAGCTTGGAAAGACATTTTAGGCGAAGACAAGATTCAATTGCTCTCCGCTTATGTGTATAGCCTAAGCCAAGATAAATAA
- a CDS encoding FixH family protein, which translates to MQRPWYRQFWPWFLIVLPMCAVAASLYTFYLASSGADSMVVDDYYKKGRAYNKDLTELKRAAELKILATLSYQDGVVTIKLDGAHNPREGIRVNFTHPTLEKQDHNLVMTTDAAGVYRERLDSPLIDGAWHLQIEAIDGNWRIQKRITLPIADSLLINAGS; encoded by the coding sequence ATGCAACGCCCTTGGTACCGACAGTTTTGGCCCTGGTTTTTAATCGTGCTGCCCATGTGTGCAGTGGCCGCTAGCTTGTATACGTTTTACCTCGCCAGTTCCGGTGCCGATAGCATGGTGGTGGATGACTACTACAAAAAAGGACGCGCTTACAATAAAGATCTCACCGAATTAAAACGGGCGGCAGAGTTAAAAATATTAGCCACCCTCAGCTATCAAGATGGCGTGGTCACCATCAAATTAGACGGTGCCCATAACCCACGTGAAGGTATTAGAGTTAACTTCACCCACCCTACCCTTGAAAAACAAGATCATAACTTGGTAATGACCACAGATGCCGCCGGTGTGTATCGTGAGCGTTTAGACTCCCCTTTAATTGACGGCGCTTGGCACTTACAAATTGAAGCGATTGATGGCAACTGGCGCATCCAAAAGCGCATTACTTTGCCGATTGCGGACTCACTGTTAATCAACGCTGGGAGCTAA
- a CDS encoding heavy metal translocating P-type ATPase yields MDGCFHCGEAVPGGKRFLLDIDGISQPFCCPGCLAVADTIIDCGLASYYQHRSAPAPKADAVPDELKLLQHYDLAEIQQDFVLDKDNLKEVQLSIAGISCAACAWLIERHLSRTPGVALIQVNTTTERARLRWDEKLTTLSQLLSAFASIGYQARPFQPHQQEQEYNKEVKAYLLRMGVAGIASMQVMMVAIALYEDLFPNTDAGLVSYFRWISLWLCVPVMGYSALPFYRNAWRGLKNRTLNMDLPVSMAMIFAFFASVYATVTGTGDVYYECVSMFAFLLLTGRFLEMRAKRRASETTANLTLLVPMLARVESELGEQEVAAKTLQPEQIVLVAPGSQIPADAQILEGSTSIDESMLTGEHLPVLRNIGDTVFAGTTNIESPLRLKVLRNLADARVSEILRAQDDALAEKPKVAILADQLSRYFVAALLVVTLGTYLVWLQLDSAKAFWVMLSVLVATCPCALSLATPTALTVATSRLSRSGVLVRRAHVLDTLPKVTRMVFDKTGTLTRGEIALSKTLVYHSTLSEADVLAIAAALEAQSEHPIARAFSKHRNMDVVVTSRENQVGRGVTGEIAGTCWRLGSGAWLAPEQTTTDLSVYLANDDGVVARFSLSDPLRDEAHALIQTCRERGIKTTILTGDSSGQAEVVAQTLGVDKLVKHASPDDKLAYLRECDAAGEVCLMVGDGINDAPVLAGAHVSFAMAGGTDIAKSSADAIMLADDLRHILTARHVSARCRAVIKQNFSWALGYNVIILPLAATGHVSPWFAMVGMSVSSLIVMTNSLRLSRL; encoded by the coding sequence ATGGACGGCTGTTTTCACTGTGGTGAAGCGGTTCCGGGTGGCAAGCGTTTTCTGTTAGACATAGACGGCATCAGTCAGCCGTTTTGCTGCCCGGGTTGCTTGGCGGTGGCCGACACCATTATCGACTGTGGCCTTGCCAGTTATTATCAGCACAGATCTGCGCCCGCTCCCAAAGCCGATGCGGTGCCCGATGAGCTTAAGTTGCTGCAACACTATGACTTGGCTGAAATTCAGCAAGACTTTGTGCTTGATAAAGACAACCTCAAAGAAGTACAGCTGTCGATTGCGGGCATTAGCTGTGCGGCTTGTGCTTGGCTGATTGAGCGCCATTTATCGCGTACCCCTGGCGTGGCACTGATCCAAGTTAACACCACCACAGAGCGAGCACGACTGCGCTGGGATGAAAAACTTACCACCTTAAGCCAGTTACTGAGTGCGTTTGCTAGCATTGGCTATCAAGCTCGTCCCTTTCAGCCTCATCAGCAAGAGCAAGAGTACAATAAAGAGGTTAAAGCCTACTTGCTGCGCATGGGGGTGGCCGGCATTGCCAGTATGCAGGTAATGATGGTGGCCATCGCACTCTATGAGGATTTATTTCCCAATACCGATGCAGGGCTGGTGAGTTATTTTCGCTGGATAAGCTTGTGGCTGTGTGTGCCGGTGATGGGTTATTCGGCCCTGCCCTTTTATCGTAATGCCTGGCGCGGCTTAAAAAATCGTACCTTGAACATGGACTTGCCGGTGTCGATGGCGATGATTTTCGCTTTTTTCGCCTCTGTGTATGCCACCGTCACTGGCACTGGTGATGTGTATTACGAATGTGTCTCTATGTTCGCGTTTTTGCTGCTGACCGGGCGCTTCTTGGAGATGCGTGCTAAACGCCGTGCCTCTGAAACCACGGCTAACTTAACGCTGCTCGTGCCCATGCTGGCCCGCGTAGAAAGTGAGCTCGGCGAGCAAGAGGTGGCGGCGAAAACCCTGCAGCCGGAGCAAATAGTGTTAGTGGCACCGGGCAGTCAAATACCCGCGGATGCTCAAATTCTTGAGGGCAGTACCAGCATCGATGAGTCTATGCTGACCGGTGAGCACTTACCGGTATTGCGTAATATCGGCGATACGGTGTTTGCCGGCACCACCAATATAGAATCGCCGCTGCGCCTTAAGGTCTTGCGTAATTTGGCCGATGCGCGGGTTTCAGAAATTTTGCGTGCTCAAGATGATGCCTTAGCCGAAAAGCCCAAGGTGGCGATATTAGCGGATCAGCTGTCGCGCTATTTTGTGGCGGCGCTGTTAGTGGTCACGTTGGGGACTTATTTAGTGTGGTTACAACTGGACTCAGCCAAGGCGTTTTGGGTGATGCTCTCGGTACTGGTCGCCACCTGCCCCTGCGCGCTTTCGTTAGCCACCCCTACCGCATTAACGGTGGCCACCTCGCGTTTAAGTCGTTCTGGAGTATTGGTACGCCGCGCCCATGTGTTGGACACATTACCTAAAGTCACACGCATGGTGTTTGATAAAACCGGCACCTTAACCCGCGGTGAAATAGCGCTGAGCAAAACCCTCGTTTACCACAGCACGCTCAGTGAAGCTGATGTGTTAGCCATTGCCGCTGCGCTGGAAGCTCAGTCTGAACACCCTATCGCGCGCGCCTTTAGCAAACATCGCAATATGGACGTGGTGGTGACCAGCCGAGAAAATCAAGTGGGTCGTGGTGTTACTGGTGAGATTGCCGGCACCTGTTGGCGCTTAGGCAGTGGCGCTTGGTTGGCGCCTGAACAGACCACCACAGATTTAAGTGTGTATCTGGCCAACGACGATGGCGTAGTGGCGCGCTTTAGCTTGTCGGATCCGCTGCGCGATGAAGCGCACGCGCTGATCCAAACCTGTCGCGAGCGAGGCATAAAAACCACTATTCTCACCGGCGACAGCTCAGGCCAAGCAGAAGTGGTGGCGCAGACATTAGGGGTCGACAAATTGGTCAAGCACGCCAGCCCAGATGATAAATTAGCCTATTTGCGAGAGTGCGATGCCGCTGGCGAAGTCTGTTTAATGGTGGGTGATGGTATTAATGACGCCCCAGTATTGGCCGGCGCCCATGTGTCATTCGCCATGGCGGGCGGCACCGATATCGCGAAAAGCAGTGCCGATGCCATTATGCTGGCGGACGATTTGCGCCATATTTTAACGGCGCGCCACGTGTCAGCCCGCTGCAGAGCCGTGATTAAACAAAACTTTAGTTGGGCGCTCGGTTATAACGTCATCATATTGCCGTTAGCCGCCACCGGTCATGTGTCCCCTTGGTTTGCTATGGTGGGCATGTCGGTTAGTTCGTTAATTGTAATGACCAACTCTTTGAGGCTTTCTCGCTTATGA
- the ccoS gene encoding cbb3-type cytochrome oxidase assembly protein CcoS: MTDDIDVWYFMIPVAMVFVGIAIALFFWSVKNDQFEDLDRHGSNILFDDDEKAHSQAQTKQTASALEKTKEQDEHSA; the protein is encoded by the coding sequence ATGACAGATGACATAGATGTATGGTATTTCATGATACCGGTGGCCATGGTGTTCGTGGGCATTGCTATCGCCCTGTTCTTTTGGTCGGTGAAAAACGATCAGTTTGAAGATCTCGACCGCCACGGCAGTAATATTTTATTTGATGATGACGAAAAAGCGCACAGCCAAGCGCAAACTAAGCAAACAGCTTCTGCGCTAGAGAAAACAAAGGAGCAAGATGAGCACTCAGCTTGA
- a CDS encoding sulfite exporter TauE/SafE family protein — MSTQLDAWAALLIGFLGAGHCIAMCGGVAAAFSMAIPKTHRRWQWAYLLSYNAGRILSYSLAGALVGGVFASIADVSMGKQALTVLRLLTGVMMILLGLYLARWWFFLLHLEKLGNGLWRHLKPLAARFIPFKSPLAAFPFGMIWGWLPCGLVYSALTWSAVSGGALEGARVMALFGLGTLPTLLALGGLAGQLRHWLNHPRFRKFSGMLLILYGLFTLYQAASLIY, encoded by the coding sequence ATGAGCACTCAGCTTGATGCTTGGGCGGCGCTGCTAATCGGCTTTTTGGGCGCCGGTCATTGCATTGCTATGTGTGGCGGCGTGGCAGCAGCGTTTTCGATGGCCATTCCCAAAACGCACCGCCGTTGGCAGTGGGCCTATTTACTCAGCTATAATGCTGGCCGAATTTTAAGCTACAGCTTAGCCGGTGCGCTGGTAGGCGGCGTGTTTGCCAGCATTGCTGATGTGAGCATGGGCAAACAAGCGCTAACCGTATTGCGCCTGTTAACCGGTGTGATGATGATTTTGTTAGGTTTGTACCTGGCCCGCTGGTGGTTTTTCTTATTGCACCTAGAAAAGTTAGGTAACGGCTTATGGCGACACCTTAAACCGTTAGCGGCGCGTTTTATTCCGTTTAAAAGCCCGCTAGCCGCCTTTCCCTTTGGCATGATTTGGGGCTGGTTACCGTGCGGCCTAGTGTATTCGGCGCTGACTTGGAGCGCGGTGTCGGGTGGCGCGTTAGAAGGCGCACGGGTGATGGCCTTATTTGGCTTAGGCACTCTGCCCACATTATTGGCATTAGGGGGCCTTGCCGGCCAATTACGCCATTGGCTTAATCACCCGCGTTTTCGCAAATTTTCTGGCATGTTATTGATTCTTTATGGTTTGTTTACGCTTTATCAAGCGGCAAGCTTAATTTACTAA
- a CDS encoding FNR family transcription factor yields MANQIKTTKTTTSCAIRCQDCSISPLCIPLGLNSDELDELDNIIERKKPIQKGQELFKAGEELKSLYAIRAGTIKSYTITEQGDEQITAFHLAGDLIGFDAINTGSHPSFAQALETAMVCEIPFEVLDDLSGKMPRLRQQIMRLMSNEINGDQQMILLLSKKTAEERLASFLHGLSTRFSERGFSAKEFRLTMTRGDIGNYLGLTVETVSRLLGRFQKNSLIEVDGKYIRILDLVELATLAGAPSSKPALA; encoded by the coding sequence ATGGCAAATCAAATAAAGACCACAAAAACTACCACTAGCTGTGCTATTCGCTGCCAAGACTGCAGTATTAGCCCTTTGTGTATCCCGCTCGGCCTTAATTCAGATGAACTTGATGAGCTAGATAACATTATCGAGCGCAAAAAGCCGATTCAAAAAGGCCAAGAATTATTTAAAGCCGGTGAAGAGCTGAAATCGCTTTATGCGATTCGCGCCGGTACTATCAAGTCTTATACCATTACCGAACAAGGCGATGAGCAAATTACCGCTTTTCATTTGGCCGGTGACTTGATTGGCTTTGATGCTATTAATACCGGTAGTCACCCTTCTTTTGCTCAAGCATTAGAAACGGCTATGGTCTGTGAAATTCCATTCGAAGTGCTTGATGACTTATCCGGTAAAATGCCGCGTTTACGTCAGCAAATTATGCGCTTAATGAGTAATGAAATTAATGGCGATCAGCAGATGATTTTATTGCTGTCGAAAAAGACTGCCGAAGAACGATTGGCCTCTTTCTTACATGGGCTGTCGACCCGTTTTTCTGAGCGCGGTTTTTCGGCAAAAGAATTTCGTCTCACCATGACCCGCGGCGATATCGGCAATTATTTAGGATTAACGGTAGAAACCGTGAGCCGCTTATTAGGCCGTTTCCAAAAAAACAGTTTAATTGAAGTCGACGGTAAATATATTCGTATCTTGGACTTGGTTGAGTTAGCCACCTTGGCGGGGGCGCCCTCTTCTAAACCTGCTTTGGCTTAA